The Brachionichthys hirsutus isolate HB-005 chromosome 8, CSIRO-AGI_Bhir_v1, whole genome shotgun sequence genome contains a region encoding:
- the amigo3 gene encoding amphoterin-induced protein 3 encodes MLSAAANGGFLQGVAAPAVTAATPLWWSVVLLVCLQLLQLGPVRATFCRTQGSFEVDGCLCASDILSCTATGLDRVPRDMPPSAVTLDLSHNRIVQLEEGSFQGLYRLETLRLAHNQLTTIHLGAFENISGTQLRHLDLSSNQLHVLERDYFAELPGLEELLLFNNRIDRVESGALAGLSSLRKVYLSHNRLTDFPFVSIQEHSNPHLSMLDLSSNRLPRLPLQDISNLPVSVQRGLYLHNNSLMCECSMYGLFRHWEQRGFASVTDFRQEHTCLVYGIKKGTVRFFQYDRYFEKCNLTAMSEFLKEQESSVSVREGKALLLHCLTTLSGQHVTFLWVSPQQEYVAPPGNSKSLKMYANGSLEIMAAHVEDSGIYWCMAQDQQQQHNETQEVNVTVLPYEDEPREAFNTGFTTLLGCVVSLVLVLMYLYLTPCRCPPCPKTPGPTTTTASQGNEAGAGSAQSSILAPTPPATTEGPGRKVSTNKHVVFLEPIKEQQNGRIRVGPVAGAVHGHLGPGLLLGAEQHSKFHKQSQQRAGETNSIMSVFSDTPIMSP; translated from the coding sequence ATGTTGTCGGCTGCCGCTAACGGCGGTTTCCTGCAGGGTGTGGCGGCACCGGCCGTCACTGCAGCAACACCCTTGTGGTGGTCTGTAGTGCTTTTAGTTtgtctccagctcctgcagctgggCCCGGTCCGGGCCACCTTCTGCCGGACTCAGGGCTCATTTGAGGTGGACGGATGTCTCTGTGCATCGGACATCCTAAGCTGCACCGCCACGGGTCTGGACCGCGTCCCCAGAGACATGCCCCCCTCTGCCGTCACACTGGATCTCAGCCATAACCGGAttgtgcagctggaggagggcaGCTTTCAAGGACTTTATCGATTGGAGACATTACGGTTAGCGCACAACCAGCTGACTACTATTCACCTGGGAGCATTTGAAAACATCTCCGGAACGCAGCTTCGACACCTGGACCTGTCTTCCAATCAGCTTCACGTGTTGGAGCGGGATTACTTTGCAGAGTTGCCCGGATTGGAGGAACTGCTTCTGTTCAACAACCGGATTGATCGCGTGGAAAGCGGCGCTCTGGCCGGGCTGAGCAGCCTCCGTAAGGTCTACCTCAGTCACAACCGTCTCACCGACTTCCCCTTCGTCTCCATCCAGGAGCACAGCAACCCTCACCTGTCCATGCTGGACCTGTCCTCAAACCGCCTGCCCAGACTGCCCCTGCAGGACATATCAAATTTGCCCGTCTCGGTGCAGAGAGGACTCTACCTTCACAACAACTCCCTGATGTGCGAGTGCTCCATGTATGGTCTGTTCCGGCACTGGGAGCAGAGAGGCTTCGCCTCGGTCACAGACTTCAGGCAGGAGCACACCTGTCTGGTTTACGGGATAAAGAAAGGTACTGTGCGCTTTTTCCAGTATGACCGctattttgaaaaatgcaacTTGACTGCGATGAGCGAGTTCCTGAAAGAGCAGGAGAGCAGCGTTTCAGTGAGGGAAGGGAAGGCGTTGCTGCTGCACTGTTTAACCACTCTGAGCGGACAACATGTGACCTTCCTGTGGGTGTCGCCGCAGCAGGAGTACGTGGCGCCGCCGGGAAACAGCAAGTCCTTAAAGATGTACGCCAATGGTAGCTTGGAGATCATGGCAGCGCACGTAGAGGATTCTGGCATCTACTGGTGCATGGCTCAGGaccagcaacagcagcacaacgaAACACAGGAGGTGAACGTTACTGTGCTGCCCTACGAGGACGAACCTCGCGAGGCCTTCAACACCGGGTTCACCACGCTGCTGGGCTGCGTGGTGAGCCTTGTGCTGGTCCTCATGTACCTCTACCTGACGCCCTGCCGCTGCCCTCCCTGTCCCAAGACCCCAGGTCCCACCACGACCACGGCGAGCCAGGGCAACGAGGCCGGGGCAGGGAGCGCCCAGTCGTCCATCCTCGCTCCCACCCCGCCGGCAACCACCGAAGGCCCGGGTCGCAAGGTCAGTACCAACAAACATGTTGTCTTTCTGGAGCCAATCAAAGAGCAGCAGAACGGCAGAATCAGGGTGGGGCCAGTAGCTGGGGCGGTTCATGGACACTTGGGGCCGGGTTTACTGCTCGGGGCAGAGCAGCACTCCAAGTTCCACAAGCAGTCGCAGCAAAGGGCGGGAGAGACAAACTCCATCATGTCCGTGTTCTCAGACACTCCCATCATGTCACCATAG